From the genome of Nicotiana sylvestris chromosome 2, ASM39365v2, whole genome shotgun sequence, one region includes:
- the LOC104247399 gene encoding uncharacterized protein yields MARTRTPLSVGRGATWGGSQVGVHQTRRQTDPQPQVGNMDAVAKLLNVFEALVPTKGGSSAPQATLQTKAPAQTRTFRNKEVSLQEFLKLKSPKFTGSDNSADPQSFLDGTLKALRALGCSSERVVELASYKLEDMANAWYETVLLGRPAGALPLTWDEFTKLFKNHFLPNSPMQQYARDFKRLVQTPDMDVSTYNTKFCKLAIYAPHLVPTEEARVQRFVDGLVGRLYIVEAPQMKTLSYSDVVDLARKIENKGREERAASDFRKKAKTGGAFSSGFSENRRAGNQGQQQQQHGSQTGTHMSSQSTYRPHYRQGAKGAGNRGRGTGNRATVNQGQGNIGRGQARVFTFTRQDDQASNVVVTGILSVCSFDALALIDPGFTHFYVSSYFALRFSRQPELLNDPFLVATPVGESLLAEYVYRACQIRVEGRDTLADLIVLDMIDFDILMGMDWLSSCYAIVDCHAKILSLRYQMNPVLF; encoded by the exons atggctagGACACGCACACCCTTATCTGTTGGACGTGGTGCTACCTGGGGTGGAAGTCAAGTTGGGGttcatcaaactagaagacagactGATCCTCAACCTCAAGTTGGGAACATGG ATGCAGTGGCAAAGTTACTGAATGTGTTTGAGGCATTGGTGCCTACTAAGGGAGGGAGTTCAGCTCCTCAGGCTACTTTACAGACAAAAGCACCTGCACAGACTCGGACTTTCAGGAATAAGGAAGTATCCCTACAAGAGTTTCTGAAattgaaatcaccaaaattcaCAGGTTCCGATAATTCAGCAGATCCTCAAAGTTTCTTGGATGGGACACTTAAGGCATTACGTGCTCTTGGATGTTCTAGTGAGAGAGTCGTGGAGCTCGCATCATACAAACTAGAGGATATGGCCAACGCCTGGTATGAAACGGTATTGCTAGGAAGGCCAGCAGGAGCACTACCATTAACATGGGACGAGTTCACTAAGTTGTTCAAGAATCATTTTCTTCCAAACAGTCCGATGCAACAATATGCTAGAGACTTTAAGAGATTGGTTCAGACTCCAGATATGGATGTGTCAACATATAACACTAAGTTCTGTAAGCTGGCTATATATGCTCCTCACTTGGTTCCTACCGAAGAAGCTCGAGttcagaggtttgttgatggattgGTTGGTCGTCTATACATTGTAGAAGCCCCGCAGATGAAGACTTTATCCTACTCTGATGTAGTCGATCTTGCTAGAAAGATTGAAAACAAGGGACGTGAGGAGCGTGCAGCTAGTGATTTCCGTAAGAAGGCTAAGACAGGAGGGGCTTTCAGTAGTGGTTTTAGTGAAAATAGAAGAGCAGGAAATcagggacaacaacaacaacaacatggtTCTCAGACAGGGACACACATGTCTTCACAGTCCACATACAGACCACATTACAGACAAG GTGCTAAAGGTGCAGGAAATAGAGGTCGAGGTACTGGAAACCGTGCTACTGTGAATCAAGGACAAGGAAATATTGGGAGAGGTCAGGCGAGAGTTTTTACATTTACTAGACAGGATGATCAGGCCTCGAATGTAGTGGTTACAGGTATTCTTTCTGTCTGTTCATTTGATGCACTTGCTttgattgatccgggatttaCTCACTTTTATGTGTCCTCGTACTTTGCTTTGAGATTTAGTAGACAACCCGAGCTATTGAATGATCCTTTTCTAGTTGCTACTCCTGTTGGAGAGTCTCTATTAGCTGAATACGTGTATCGTGCTTGTCAGATTCGGGTTGAGGGTAGAGATACTCTAGCTGACCTTATTgtacttgatatgattgactttgacatactgatgggaatggattggttatcttcttgCTATGCTATAGTCGATTGTCATGCAAAGATATTAAGTTTGAGATACCAAATGAACCCAGTTTTATTCTAA